From a single Theropithecus gelada isolate Dixy chromosome 10, Tgel_1.0, whole genome shotgun sequence genomic region:
- the TMEM74B gene encoding transmembrane protein 74B isoform X1, protein MPPAQGYEFAAAKGPRDELGPSFPMASPPGLELKTLSNGPQAPRRSAPLGPVAPSREGVENACFSSEEHETHFQNPGNTRLGSSPSPSGAVSSLPRSQRDDLSLHSEEGPGLEPVSRPVDYGFVSALVFLVSGILLVVTAYAIPREARVNPDTVTAREMERLEMYYARLGSHLDKCIIAGLGLLTVGGMLLSVLLMVSLCKGELYRRRTFVPGRGSRKTYGSINLRMRQLNGDGGQALVENEVVQVSETSHTLQRS, encoded by the exons ATGCCACCAGCACAGGGGTATGAATTTGCAG CTGCCAAGGGGCCAAGGGATGAGCTGGGGCCCTCCTTCCCAATGGCATCTCCCCCTGGTCTGGAACTGAAGACACTGAGCAATGGTCCTCAAGCCCCAAGGAGATCAGCTCCCCTGGGCCCGGTGGCCCCATCCAGGGAGGGTGTGGAGAATGCCTGCTTCTCCTCAGAGGAGCACGAGACCCATTTCCAGAACCCTGGAAACACGAGACTGGGCAGCTCACCCAGTCCCTCTGGGGCTGTCTCCTCACTGCCCCGATCCCAGCGGGATGATCTGTCCCTGCATTcagaggaggggccaggcctgGAGCCCGTGAGTCGCCCGGTGGATTATGGCTTTGTTTCCGCCCTTGTTTTCCTGGTGAGTGGGATTCTTCTGGTGGTGACAGCATATGCCATCCCCCGTGAGGCTCGAGTCAATCCGGACACAGTGACAGCGCGAGAGATGGAACGACTAGAAATGTACTACGCCCGCCTAGGCTCCCACTTGGACAAGTGCATCATCGCAGGCCTGGGGCTGCTCACGGTGGGCGGCATGCTCTTGTCGGTGCTGCTCATGGTCTCCCTGTGCAAGGGCGAGCTGTACCGCCGGAGGACCTTCGTCCCCGGCAGGGGCTCCAGGAAGACCTATGGCTCCATTAACCTGCGCATGAGACAGCTCAATGGGGATGGGGGCCAGGCCCTGGTGGAGAATGAAGTTGTCCAGGTCTCAGAGACTAGCCACACCCTCCAGAGGTCTTAA
- the TMEM74B gene encoding transmembrane protein 74B isoform X2 yields MASPPGLELKTLSNGPQAPRRSAPLGPVAPSREGVENACFSSEEHETHFQNPGNTRLGSSPSPSGAVSSLPRSQRDDLSLHSEEGPGLEPVSRPVDYGFVSALVFLVSGILLVVTAYAIPREARVNPDTVTAREMERLEMYYARLGSHLDKCIIAGLGLLTVGGMLLSVLLMVSLCKGELYRRRTFVPGRGSRKTYGSINLRMRQLNGDGGQALVENEVVQVSETSHTLQRS; encoded by the coding sequence ATGGCATCTCCCCCTGGTCTGGAACTGAAGACACTGAGCAATGGTCCTCAAGCCCCAAGGAGATCAGCTCCCCTGGGCCCGGTGGCCCCATCCAGGGAGGGTGTGGAGAATGCCTGCTTCTCCTCAGAGGAGCACGAGACCCATTTCCAGAACCCTGGAAACACGAGACTGGGCAGCTCACCCAGTCCCTCTGGGGCTGTCTCCTCACTGCCCCGATCCCAGCGGGATGATCTGTCCCTGCATTcagaggaggggccaggcctgGAGCCCGTGAGTCGCCCGGTGGATTATGGCTTTGTTTCCGCCCTTGTTTTCCTGGTGAGTGGGATTCTTCTGGTGGTGACAGCATATGCCATCCCCCGTGAGGCTCGAGTCAATCCGGACACAGTGACAGCGCGAGAGATGGAACGACTAGAAATGTACTACGCCCGCCTAGGCTCCCACTTGGACAAGTGCATCATCGCAGGCCTGGGGCTGCTCACGGTGGGCGGCATGCTCTTGTCGGTGCTGCTCATGGTCTCCCTGTGCAAGGGCGAGCTGTACCGCCGGAGGACCTTCGTCCCCGGCAGGGGCTCCAGGAAGACCTATGGCTCCATTAACCTGCGCATGAGACAGCTCAATGGGGATGGGGGCCAGGCCCTGGTGGAGAATGAAGTTGTCCAGGTCTCAGAGACTAGCCACACCCTCCAGAGGTCTTAA